The following proteins are encoded in a genomic region of Campylobacter showae CSUNSWCD:
- the pheT gene encoding phenylalanine--tRNA ligase subunit beta encodes MIISRNWLSEWLDISGVTSETLLKTLNSIGLEVDSFKENRVPKNIVVGYVKSKIKHENAEKLSVCQVDVGRETLQIVCGAKNVEAGQFVPVALSGAVMPSGLEIKKAKLRGVESNGMICSSVELGLVKTNDGIIPLDESIGELKLGKEICEYPLLNDDIIEIELTPNRGDCLSVYGVARDLSAALDLPLKDAARYEEGENLLGIGRILAIHVEENLQSSFQYRAFEIKEYFDENLLMKIRLALIECDKQNRIERLLDYATHSTGVLFSAYDYAKLKKDDERAVFDLQKGANLATEILAGGELLGVGGVYQTDAARLDENSKLIIVEANYTDPQVIATTVYEDKQMPRQSQAYRSLRGSEPNVGFGADFLFKQLAALKSVVLYAGSQQSVMTREPKVVSFTMSEMQKMIGQEVAQNDVVRILKKLGFSLTFNAEKEGANVKVPLFRHDIVNAQDVCEEIVRMVGIDNIVSKPLNFSESNRINDTFTDYKNALNLRKKAAAAGFFESVHYVFDDANELAALGFAPCKAEIANPINSELNTLRPTLANHLLKSAERNVKNQRKSVKIFEFGSVFSEDGEQSERFGFVASGLTKEPSLLNGAKPADIDFLGFATAVRNAIGEFELKACDDVKYLSEFEQAKIYQNGVCVGYIGRVDVRVEAARDLPRTYLCEIEFEKLKFDGAVVKPYSKFPAISRDLSLIVPKTMKFEAIKECINALKIECLKEFAPVDIYSDEKLGDDVSLSVKFNFQDIQKTLEDEEVAAIMDKILDALKQNLNIGLR; translated from the coding sequence ATGATAATTTCAAGAAATTGGCTAAGCGAATGGCTAGATATCTCGGGCGTAACGAGCGAAACTCTACTAAAGACGCTAAATTCGATCGGGCTCGAGGTTGATAGCTTTAAAGAGAATAGGGTACCTAAAAATATCGTCGTAGGCTACGTAAAAAGTAAGATAAAGCACGAAAATGCCGAGAAACTAAGTGTTTGTCAAGTAGACGTAGGCAGAGAGACACTACAAATCGTTTGCGGCGCGAAAAACGTCGAGGCCGGACAGTTTGTGCCAGTGGCGCTATCAGGCGCCGTTATGCCTAGCGGCCTAGAGATAAAGAAGGCAAAACTGCGTGGCGTCGAGTCAAACGGTATGATCTGCTCGTCCGTCGAGCTCGGCCTCGTAAAAACAAACGACGGCATAATACCGCTGGATGAAAGCATCGGCGAACTAAAACTAGGTAAGGAAATTTGCGAATATCCGCTACTAAACGACGATATCATCGAGATCGAGCTAACGCCAAACCGCGGCGACTGCCTAAGCGTTTATGGCGTAGCGAGGGATCTATCGGCGGCGCTTGATCTGCCGCTAAAAGATGCTGCCAGATACGAAGAGGGCGAAAATTTGCTCGGTATCGGGCGCATTTTAGCTATCCACGTCGAGGAAAATTTACAAAGTAGCTTTCAATACCGAGCATTTGAGATAAAAGAGTATTTCGATGAAAATTTGCTGATGAAGATCCGTTTGGCGCTGATCGAATGCGATAAACAAAATCGCATCGAGCGCCTGCTAGACTACGCCACGCACTCTACTGGCGTGCTTTTTAGTGCGTATGACTACGCCAAGCTTAAAAAAGATGACGAGCGCGCTGTTTTTGACCTGCAAAAGGGTGCAAATTTGGCGACTGAAATTTTAGCCGGCGGCGAGCTTTTGGGCGTGGGCGGCGTATATCAGACCGATGCGGCGAGGCTTGACGAAAACAGCAAACTAATCATAGTAGAGGCTAACTACACTGATCCTCAGGTTATCGCGACTACGGTTTACGAAGACAAGCAAATGCCGCGCCAATCGCAGGCTTATCGCTCATTAAGAGGCAGCGAGCCAAATGTCGGTTTTGGCGCTGATTTTTTATTTAAGCAGCTAGCCGCGTTAAAATCGGTCGTGCTTTATGCGGGCTCTCAGCAAAGCGTAATGACGCGCGAACCGAAGGTCGTGAGCTTTACGATGAGCGAAATGCAAAAAATGATCGGTCAAGAAGTCGCGCAAAACGACGTCGTAAGGATACTTAAAAAGCTTGGATTTAGCCTAACTTTTAACGCCGAAAAAGAGGGCGCGAACGTGAAGGTACCGTTATTTAGGCACGATATCGTAAATGCGCAGGATGTCTGCGAGGAGATCGTGCGAATGGTCGGTATCGACAATATCGTCTCAAAGCCGCTAAATTTTAGCGAGTCAAACCGCATAAACGATACTTTTACGGATTATAAAAACGCGCTAAATTTGCGTAAAAAAGCGGCCGCAGCCGGATTTTTCGAGAGCGTGCATTATGTGTTTGATGACGCTAACGAACTGGCCGCGCTTGGTTTTGCGCCTTGTAAAGCCGAGATAGCTAACCCGATAAATAGCGAGCTAAACACGCTAAGACCGACGCTGGCAAATCACTTGCTAAAATCGGCCGAGCGAAACGTAAAAAATCAGCGAAAATCGGTCAAAATTTTTGAATTCGGTAGCGTATTTAGCGAGGACGGCGAGCAAAGCGAGAGATTTGGCTTCGTAGCTAGTGGACTTACAAAAGAGCCTAGCCTACTAAACGGCGCAAAGCCTGCCGATATCGACTTTTTAGGCTTTGCAACGGCCGTTAGAAACGCGATCGGCGAATTTGAGCTAAAAGCCTGCGACGACGTAAAATATCTAAGCGAATTTGAACAAGCGAAAATCTATCAAAACGGCGTTTGCGTGGGCTATATCGGCCGAGTGGACGTGCGAGTCGAGGCCGCGCGTGATCTGCCGCGAACCTATCTTTGCGAGATAGAGTTCGAGAAGCTTAAATTTGACGGTGCAGTCGTCAAGCCATACTCGAAATTCCCTGCTATCAGCAGAGATTTGAGCCTAATCGTGCCTAAAACCATGAAATTTGAAGCGATAAAAGAGTGTATAAATGCGCTAAAAATCGAGTGCCTAAAAGAATTTGCGCCGGTTGATATATACTCGGACGAAAAGCTCGGAGACGACGTGAGTCTGAGCGTCAAATTTAACTTCCAAGATATACAAAAAACGCTCGAGGACGAGGAAGTAGCGGCGATAATGGATAAAATTTTGGACGCTTTAAAGCAAAATTTAAATATCGGACTAAGATGA
- the aroA gene encoding 3-phosphoshikimate 1-carboxyvinyltransferase, translated as MKVYALRTPISASLENIAADKSISHRCAIFSLLSDKPSRVKNYLKAEDTLNTLEIVRNLGARIEEKDGELIITPSANLKEPSVVLECGNSGTAMRLFMGFLAASEGFFVLSGDEFLNRRPMARVAKPLISVGAKIDGANGGDHAPLAIRGKKLEYFKFDSKIASAQVKSALILAGLKSSGCELSEPELSRDHTERMLKGMGASLQILPRGVKVEPMSAPLKPLEICVPNDPSSAFFFAVAAAITPNSHIVLKNMLLNKTRVEAFKILAKMGAQVTFKETSGTYESIGEIEIKHAPLKAVDVSENISWLIDEVPALAIAFANAQGTSSVRNAKELRVKESDRIAIMVQGLRKCGLEVEEFEDGFSVKGGEANCAIIDSNGDHRIAMSFAVLGLKCGMVIEKSEFIATSFPNFSGILRQLGASVED; from the coding sequence ATGAAAGTTTACGCATTAAGAACGCCGATAAGCGCGAGCCTGGAAAACATCGCGGCCGATAAATCCATCTCGCATAGATGCGCGATATTTTCGCTTTTGAGCGATAAGCCAAGCCGCGTGAAAAACTACCTAAAGGCCGAAGATACGCTAAATACGCTAGAGATCGTAAGAAATCTCGGCGCGCGTATCGAGGAAAAAGATGGCGAGCTAATCATAACTCCGAGCGCAAATTTAAAAGAACCTAGTGTTGTTTTAGAGTGCGGAAACTCGGGCACGGCGATGAGGCTTTTTATGGGATTTTTGGCCGCTAGCGAGGGTTTTTTCGTGCTAAGCGGGGATGAGTTTTTAAACCGTCGTCCGATGGCGCGCGTGGCTAAACCACTAATAAGCGTAGGCGCCAAGATAGACGGCGCAAACGGCGGAGATCATGCGCCTTTGGCTATCCGAGGCAAGAAGCTGGAGTATTTTAAATTTGATAGTAAAATCGCCTCTGCGCAGGTAAAATCGGCACTGATTTTAGCGGGGCTAAAGTCGAGCGGCTGCGAGCTTAGCGAGCCTGAGCTTAGCCGAGATCACACCGAACGCATGCTAAAAGGTATGGGTGCGAGCCTGCAAATTTTACCCCGCGGCGTTAAGGTTGAGCCGATGAGCGCGCCGCTAAAACCGCTTGAAATTTGCGTACCAAACGACCCTAGTTCGGCATTTTTCTTTGCCGTAGCCGCAGCGATAACGCCGAATTCTCATATCGTGCTAAAAAATATGTTGCTAAATAAAACGCGCGTCGAGGCCTTTAAAATTTTAGCCAAAATGGGCGCGCAAGTAACGTTTAAAGAAACTTCCGGCACATACGAAAGCATCGGCGAGATCGAGATAAAACACGCGCCTCTAAAAGCCGTGGACGTGAGTGAAAATATCTCATGGCTAATCGACGAGGTGCCCGCACTTGCCATCGCATTTGCAAACGCGCAAGGCACTAGTAGCGTGAGAAACGCAAAAGAGCTTCGCGTTAAGGAGAGTGACCGGATTGCGATCATGGTGCAAGGACTACGAAAATGCGGGCTTGAAGTCGAAGAATTTGAAGACGGCTTTAGCGTAAAAGGCGGCGAGGCAAACTGTGCTATCATCGATAGTAACGGTGATCACCGTATCGCGATGAGCTTTGCGGTGCTTGGGCTAAAATGCGGAATGGTTATAGAAAAGAGCGAATTTATCGCTACTTCGTTTCCAAATTTTAGCGGGATTTTAAGGCAACTCGGAGCTAGCGTTGAAGATTGA
- a CDS encoding 4-hydroxy-3-methylbut-2-enyl diphosphate reductase: MKIELASSYGFCFGVKRAIKIAENAKDAVTIGPIIHNNDEINRLNKNFNVKTLEGINEIDGEKKAIIRTHGITKGDLAELKKSDIKVIDATCPFVTKPQQICEKMSKEGYDIVIFGDEKHPEIKGVKSYAVGKVFVVLEESELESVKLAQKVAVISQTTRKVEKFMQIVNYLMLRVKEVRVFNTICNATFENQEAVKNLAVRADVMVVVGGKNSSNTKQLYLISKTACEDSYLVENELELERTWFEGKNLCGVSAGASTPDWIIQKVIDKLESFQI, from the coding sequence TTGAAGATTGAGCTTGCTAGCAGTTACGGCTTTTGCTTTGGCGTCAAGCGCGCTATAAAAATCGCCGAAAACGCCAAGGACGCAGTAACTATCGGCCCCATCATCCATAATAACGACGAGATAAATCGCCTAAATAAAAATTTTAACGTCAAAACGCTTGAAGGCATAAACGAAATCGACGGTGAGAAAAAAGCAATCATCCGCACGCACGGTATCACAAAGGGCGACCTAGCAGAGCTAAAAAAAAGCGACATAAAGGTGATCGATGCTACGTGCCCATTTGTCACCAAGCCACAGCAAATTTGCGAGAAAATGAGCAAAGAGGGCTACGATATCGTGATATTCGGCGATGAAAAACACCCCGAGATAAAAGGTGTAAAATCATACGCCGTCGGTAAGGTTTTCGTCGTGCTAGAAGAGAGTGAGCTAGAGAGCGTAAAACTGGCTCAAAAAGTAGCCGTCATCAGTCAAACGACGCGCAAAGTAGAAAAATTTATGCAAATCGTAAATTATTTGATGCTGCGCGTAAAAGAGGTGCGTGTTTTTAACACGATTTGTAATGCTACTTTTGAAAACCAAGAAGCTGTTAAAAACTTAGCCGTTAGAGCCGACGTTATGGTTGTAGTCGGCGGCAAAAATAGCTCAAATACAAAGCAGCTCTATCTTATCTCAAAAACCGCCTGCGAGGATAGCTATCTCGTGGAAAATGAGTTGGAACTCGAGCGTACATGGTTTGAAGGGAAAAATCTCTGCGGAGTGAGTGCTGGAGCCTCTACGCCTGATTGGATTATCCAAAAAGTGATTGACAAGCTGGAGAGCTTTCAAATTTAA